The genomic stretch TCAACTCCAGCTGTAAGTGACCCCCCAGCTGACCCCCCAAGAAGCCCCTTCTAAACGAGTATCTCTGCCTGTTTCCAGGGTACTACGATGCCCCTGCCATCGAACCCAGCTTGGACTTCATCAACCTGGGAACCTTTGATTTCCTCACCCCCCAGCGCAATCCCGAGGAGGCCGACTTCTCCGCCCCCCTGTACGAGGCCTTCGGACAGAACCGTCTGGGCCACTACAACGTCAACTACCAGCTGGAGCACTGGCTGCTGCAGCGCGTGCCCGCCCACAAGCTGAACATCGGCATTGCCGCCTATGGGAGGGCCTGGAAGCTCAGCACCGGCTCCGGGGACTCGGGCATGCCTGTGGTGGCCGCCGCAGAGGGGGCCGCACCTGCCGGACGCCAGAGCAAGCAGGAGGGAATGCTGAACTGGGCCGAGATCTGTCAACTGATGCCGAATCCCAGCAATGCGAATGCCAAAGGAGCCGACGCTCCTGTGCGCCGCGTGCTGGACCCCACCAAGCGCTACGGCAGCTACGCCTTCCGTGCCGCCGACTCCAACGGCGAGCACGGCCTGTGGATCAGCTACGACGATCCCGACTCGGCCTCCAGCAAGGCCTCCTATGTGCGCTCCAAGAACCTGGGCGGCGTGGCCTTCTTCGATCTGACGCAGGACGACTTCCGCGGCCAGTGCACCACCGATCGCTTCCCCATGCTGCGCGCCATCAAGTACCGCCTGCTCTGAGGCCCATGAAGACATCATCAGCCTCGGCCCCAGCCACGCAAATGTCACAATGatggggggaggaggaggtggagggtCCAACGGTGTTCCAAATGTCACCCAATGGgtctctgtctgtcgctgtcgctgtggctgtccctttttgcaaattaattacaaaGTTGTAAACTAAAATGCACCGCAAATTAATTCGATGTGCCTGGTCCTTGCATTGCGCAGTAGCCATCTCTCTGGGGGCTTTAATTGCCTCTCTTTGCATTGAATTGTTTGGCGCCCACGTCTGCGCACCGCTCGCTTTATCATCCCGGACCCATCTCGGTCAAATGGCATTTCGCGGTGTCGTTTTTTGCcgttcagttcggttcggttcggtttgctTTGCAGATTTCCAGATTTTGTCCCTCGCCAAAGCCGCAGTTGCGACTGCGCAACTGGGTTTTGTGTAATTGGCGCTACATACGCGAGGCAGGCCACTctccgggccgggccgggccgatCCTCGGGCTCCCTGCCATATGCGTACTCGCCCGGTGGGTGCCTGTGTCGTCTGTTCACCGAATAGCTGACATACCACCATGCAAAAGGTTGCCACCGAAGGGAGCGCGGGGCTCCGTCCATTGGCGGGGGTGTCTGGCCCGGCTGCCTCGACtggcgacgacaacgacacgATGTAAGACAACTAAATTAAGTTATTGTTTCTGGCCAAGCGACCCCGGGGAGTAGCCGACTTTGGGGTGCTCTACGGAGGGAAAGACCAAGGCGATATGGGAGTCACACATATCTTGGGAAGCTGTCCTTCTTGGGCCTCCTTCAGAGTCTTCCCCCTCGTTATCTCTGGATCTGAATATGCTGCCCGGGGACCTGAACCTTTTTGTGAGTGTCTCCCACACTTGCCCTAACCACTTATCCCCTGGCAGAGCCAGTTCTAGCTGCTATCTATGCGGCTTATCCGGGAATCGTGATCTTATTAAGCAAACTATACACTCGGAAAATTATTTGCAATTGGCGCAATGCCTTATTGGAATGCAAAATATGCCATTAGTGGCAGAAGTCGAGACCTGGCCATCCACAGCTCACTTCCCAGAGGCTCGGGGCCCTCAAGGCCCTAaagggcatgggcatgggcatgggcatgggcttGGGCATGCCAATCGCATAGCGTACAAGTTGTAAACACGGCATTGTTTTTGGCCACTGTTCCATAATATAAGCCAAAACAGAAGCCAAGGGTAACCCAACTGAAATATCGTTGATCGTGTTCGAAGTGCTCCTAGGCTGAGGTTGAGGCTGTTTCAGAGGCTGTTGCAGAGGCACTCCACTCCTGGCTTTTGCCTTGTCGCCTCATCTAATTAAGGAGCATTTGGTCCATGGCGGCGTCTACAAGATCTGTTCATGATTATTGCCCCCAAAGCTATCGCTTGCCAGAGGCtccaggccccaggccccagctGCTGCATCCTCCGACTCCTGCAAATGACAAATATGTTGCTTCCACTGCGACTCTCCGACTGGCTGCTTCCATGGAAGGCGAAGGCTCCACTGTGTTGCCTCTTTAAATAAAGATATTTTCGCCCTCATTACGCGCTGTGtccttttgtttatttgctgcagagatttttcttcgttttctcttcgttttttttttttttgtttttcgttggCCGATGAAGTGTCGCTGATTGCGCGTTGCATTGTTTTGGCCAG from Drosophila pseudoobscura strain MV-25-SWS-2005 chromosome 4, UCI_Dpse_MV25, whole genome shotgun sequence encodes the following:
- the Idgf3 gene encoding chitinase-like protein Idgf3 is translated as MMYSLWLGLGLSVMLLASFSAVSGAPNLVCFYDSQGFQRQGLAQFTMTDMELALQFCTHIIYGYAGVNADNSELQSINKRLDFEQRHLAQFTALKDRYPHIKFLLSVGGDADQNEGNQYIKLLESGQQGHRRFIESARDVVRRFNFDGLDLALQLPRNKPRKVHGDVGSAWKSFKKFFTGDYIVDEDSETHKGQLTALIKDLSSAFKANNLLLSLTVLPNVNSSWYYDAPAIEPSLDFINLGTFDFLTPQRNPEEADFSAPLYEAFGQNRLGHYNVNYQLEHWLLQRVPAHKLNIGIAAYGRAWKLSTGSGDSGMPVVAAAEGAAPAGRQSKQEGMLNWAEICQLMPNPSNANAKGADAPVRRVLDPTKRYGSYAFRAADSNGEHGLWISYDDPDSASSKASYVRSKNLGGVAFFDLTQDDFRGQCTTDRFPMLRAIKYRLL